From a region of the Actinomadura luzonensis genome:
- a CDS encoding PucR family transcriptional regulator has product MSQRPRASLGRVLDDLGTTLLELVAGDVDQREEISGLVIHDPLDEPVLAPRSLVLGVGVDPSGGTLSRLLGTLGDHDAVGLVVRAPVALTPEVREAAARSGVALIGLRRGATWAQLTALIRSMLAEGDIGEHEHESLGGLPSGDLFAVANAVAALLDAPITIEDRNSRVLAFSGRQDEADASRVETVIGRQVPERYATRLTELGVFRDLYRYQRPVVVTPQDLGHDGMTVQRVAIAVRAGDEILGSIWAAMDGEVDSERTDALLDASKLVALHLLRIRAGADVRRRLRADLMATVLEGGAGARDALARLGLSGRTLVIVSAALLTGDDHAWTADHARAAELERLADALSVHLSAAVPSAAVAAVGGTVHGLLPVIVPTGDPEQRAVRLASDFVDRVGGSLPAIVAVAPAGADISGIVHGKAQADRVLRVMREGHTGLRVARLDDVQTLALVLELRDLAAARGERPVGAIARLMEYDERNNAGLVQSLEAWLDALGDVGKAAAALFIHPNTLRYRLRRAAEVGEIDLDDPEQRFAAMLQLRILAPR; this is encoded by the coding sequence GTGAGCCAGCGTCCCCGTGCCAGCCTCGGCCGGGTCTTGGACGATCTCGGGACCACCCTGCTCGAACTGGTCGCCGGCGACGTCGACCAGCGCGAGGAGATCAGCGGACTCGTCATCCACGACCCGCTCGACGAGCCCGTGCTCGCGCCGCGCTCGCTGGTGCTCGGCGTCGGCGTCGACCCGTCGGGCGGCACGCTGTCCCGGCTGCTCGGCACGCTCGGCGACCACGACGCGGTGGGCCTGGTCGTCCGGGCGCCGGTCGCCCTGACCCCCGAGGTGCGGGAGGCGGCCGCCAGGAGCGGGGTGGCCCTCATCGGCCTGCGCCGGGGCGCCACGTGGGCGCAGCTCACCGCGCTCATCCGGTCGATGCTCGCCGAAGGGGACATCGGCGAGCACGAGCACGAGTCGCTCGGCGGGCTCCCGTCGGGCGACCTGTTCGCGGTGGCCAACGCCGTGGCCGCGCTCCTCGACGCCCCCATCACCATCGAGGACCGCAACTCCCGCGTGCTCGCCTTCTCCGGCCGCCAGGACGAGGCGGACGCCTCCCGCGTCGAGACCGTCATCGGCCGGCAGGTCCCCGAACGCTACGCCACCCGCCTGACCGAGCTGGGCGTCTTCCGCGACCTCTACCGCTACCAGCGGCCGGTCGTCGTCACGCCGCAGGATCTCGGCCACGACGGGATGACGGTGCAGCGCGTCGCCATCGCCGTCCGCGCCGGCGACGAGATCCTCGGCTCGATCTGGGCCGCCATGGACGGCGAGGTGGACAGCGAGCGCACCGACGCCCTGCTCGACGCCTCGAAACTGGTCGCGCTGCACCTGCTGCGCATCCGCGCCGGCGCCGACGTGCGGCGGCGGCTGCGCGCCGACCTGATGGCGACGGTCCTGGAGGGCGGCGCGGGCGCGCGGGACGCGCTCGCGCGGCTCGGCCTGTCCGGCCGCACCCTCGTCATCGTGAGCGCGGCCCTGCTCACCGGCGACGACCACGCCTGGACCGCCGACCACGCCAGGGCCGCCGAGCTCGAACGGCTCGCGGACGCCCTGTCGGTCCACCTGTCGGCGGCGGTGCCGTCCGCCGCCGTGGCGGCCGTCGGCGGCACGGTCCACGGGCTGCTGCCGGTGATCGTCCCGACCGGCGACCCCGAACAGCGGGCCGTCCGGCTGGCCTCCGACTTCGTGGACCGGGTCGGCGGCAGCCTGCCCGCCATCGTCGCGGTCGCCCCGGCCGGGGCGGACATCAGCGGCATCGTCCACGGCAAGGCGCAGGCCGACCGGGTGCTCCGGGTGATGCGCGAGGGCCACACCGGGCTCCGCGTGGCCCGGCTGGACGACGTCCAGACGCTCGCCCTGGTCCTGGAGCTGCGGGACCTCGCGGCGGCGCGCGGCGAGCGGCCGGTCGGCGCGATCGCCCGCCTGATGGAGTACGACGAGCGCAACAACGCCGGCCTCGTCCAGTCGCTGGAGGCGTGGCTGGACGCCCTCGGCGACGTGGGCAAGGCCGCCGCCGCGCTGTTCATCCACCCCAACACGCTGCGCTACCGGCTCAGACGGGCCGCGGAGGTGGGCGAGATCGACCTGGACGACCCGGAGCAGCGCTTCGCCGCGATGCTCCAGCTACGGATCCTGGCACCCCGCTGA
- a CDS encoding aldo/keto reductase: MKYRNLGRTGIKVSPYGLGTLMFASQMGNDPDESARIIHKAIDAGINLIDTADRYADSEDIVGRALKGRRDEVVLATKVGLPMGEDVNRQGGSRRWITTAVENSLRRLGTDHIDVYQLQRPDPDTDLEETLSVLTDLVRAGKVRAVGSSTTPASLIVQAQWAAERAGLQRFRTEQPPYSILNRGIEREVLPLAREYGMGVMVWGPFGQGLLTGRVRKGGDNDLKRARFSRHLSDERRIDVVEQLVPLAEEAGLRLTHLAMAFAIAHPGVTAALLGPRTMDHLDDLLAGADVELSDDLLDRIDAIVPPGTDVTALDQEYRPPALLETALRRRPAGLRSAA, translated from the coding sequence ATGAAGTACCGCAACCTCGGGCGGACCGGGATCAAGGTCAGCCCCTACGGTCTCGGCACGCTGATGTTCGCCAGCCAGATGGGCAACGACCCGGACGAGTCGGCCCGCATCATCCACAAGGCGATCGACGCGGGAATCAACCTCATCGACACCGCCGACCGCTACGCCGACTCCGAGGACATCGTCGGAAGGGCACTGAAGGGCCGCCGCGACGAGGTGGTCCTGGCCACCAAGGTCGGCCTGCCCATGGGCGAGGACGTCAACCGGCAGGGCGGCTCCCGCCGCTGGATCACCACCGCTGTCGAGAACTCCCTGCGCCGGCTCGGCACCGACCACATCGACGTCTACCAGCTCCAGCGGCCCGACCCGGACACCGACCTGGAGGAGACCCTGTCCGTCCTGACCGACCTCGTCAGGGCCGGCAAGGTGCGCGCCGTCGGCTCGTCGACCACGCCCGCCTCGCTGATCGTCCAGGCCCAGTGGGCCGCCGAACGCGCTGGCCTGCAGCGGTTCCGCACCGAGCAGCCCCCGTACTCGATCCTGAACCGCGGCATCGAACGGGAGGTCCTGCCGCTCGCGCGGGAGTACGGCATGGGCGTCATGGTGTGGGGCCCGTTCGGTCAGGGCCTGCTGACCGGCCGGGTGCGCAAGGGCGGTGACAACGACCTCAAACGCGCCCGGTTCTCCCGGCACCTGTCCGACGAGCGCCGCATCGACGTCGTCGAACAGCTCGTCCCGCTCGCCGAGGAGGCCGGCCTGCGCCTGACCCACCTGGCCATGGCCTTCGCCATCGCCCACCCGGGCGTCACCGCCGCGCTCCTCGGCCCGCGCACCATGGACCATCTCGACGACCTGCTGGCCGGAGCCGACGTCGAGCTGTCCGACGACCTCCTCGACCGGATCGACGCGATCGTCCCGCCGGGCACCGACGTCACCGCGCTCGACCAGGAATACCGGCCCCCGGCCCTGCTCGAGACCGCTCTCCGGCGTCGCCCCGCAGGGCTCCGGTCGGCGGCCTGA
- a CDS encoding serine hydrolase domain-containing protein: protein MTSAIDQAHWQSRLDELTRKHGVPGAQLGILRIGDDDELVTAAAGVLHAGTGQPARTDSVWQIGSITKVWTATVIMKLVDEGRLALDTPVAKIVPGFRLRDPGTTAAVTVWHLLTHTSGIDGDLFTDTGRGDDALEKYVALLADTAQNHPIGVTWSYCNAGYSLLGRIIEVVTGNTWDQAMKEQLFAPLGLTRTTTLPEEAMVFGHAMGHVKGGEEPVVAPVWALPRSVGPAGLITSTVADVLAFARLHLTGGLAADGTRVLSEQGTAAMSAYQTDCPEKHLLGDSWGLGWFRCDWNGHRAYGHDGNTIGQAAFLRVLPEAGVAVALTTNGGSTRDLYADLYDEIFGELTGVRLPAPFEPPAEPVTVDLTPYAGTYERESVRLEVFEEDGKPMLRTTVTGPLAELEGEQVETYELTPVSPGMYAVRPEGMESWAPVTFYSLPTGEEYVHYGARATPKKLG, encoded by the coding sequence ATGACCAGCGCCATCGACCAGGCCCACTGGCAGAGCCGCCTCGACGAGCTCACGAGGAAGCACGGCGTCCCCGGCGCCCAGCTCGGCATCCTCAGGATCGGCGACGACGACGAGCTCGTCACGGCCGCGGCGGGCGTGCTCCACGCCGGCACCGGCCAGCCGGCCCGCACCGACTCGGTCTGGCAGATCGGCTCGATCACCAAGGTCTGGACCGCGACCGTGATCATGAAGCTCGTGGACGAGGGCCGCCTCGCGCTCGACACCCCGGTGGCGAAGATCGTGCCCGGTTTCCGGCTGCGCGACCCGGGAACCACCGCGGCCGTGACCGTCTGGCACCTGCTCACCCACACCAGCGGCATCGACGGCGACCTGTTCACCGACACCGGCCGGGGCGACGACGCCCTGGAGAAGTACGTCGCGCTGCTGGCCGACACCGCGCAGAACCACCCGATCGGTGTCACCTGGTCCTACTGCAACGCGGGCTACTCCCTGCTCGGCCGGATCATCGAGGTCGTCACCGGCAACACCTGGGACCAGGCGATGAAGGAGCAGCTCTTCGCCCCGCTCGGCCTGACCCGCACCACCACCCTGCCGGAGGAGGCGATGGTCTTCGGGCACGCGATGGGTCACGTCAAGGGCGGCGAGGAGCCCGTGGTCGCGCCGGTGTGGGCCCTGCCCCGCTCGGTCGGCCCGGCGGGCCTGATCACCTCGACCGTCGCCGACGTGCTGGCCTTCGCCCGGCTGCACCTGACCGGCGGGCTCGCCGCCGACGGCACCCGGGTGCTGAGCGAGCAGGGCACCGCCGCGATGTCGGCGTACCAGACCGACTGCCCCGAGAAGCACCTGCTCGGCGACTCGTGGGGGCTCGGCTGGTTCCGCTGCGACTGGAACGGCCACCGCGCCTACGGCCACGACGGCAACACCATCGGCCAGGCGGCGTTCCTGCGCGTCCTGCCGGAGGCGGGCGTCGCGGTCGCGCTCACCACCAACGGCGGCAGCACCCGCGACCTCTACGCCGACCTCTACGACGAGATCTTCGGCGAGCTGACCGGGGTGCGGCTGCCCGCGCCGTTCGAGCCGCCGGCCGAGCCGGTCACGGTGGACCTGACGCCGTACGCGGGCACGTACGAGCGCGAGTCGGTGCGCCTGGAGGTGTTCGAGGAGGACGGCAAGCCGATGCTGCGCACCACCGTGACCGGCCCCCTGGCCGAGCTGGAGGGCGAGCAGGTGGAGACGTACGAGCTGACCCCGGTCTCGCCCGGCATGTACGCCGTCCGCCCCGAGGGCATGGAGTCGTGGGCCCCGGTCACGTTCTACTCGCTGCCCACCGGCGAGGAGTACGTCCACTACGGCGCCCGCGCGACCCCCAAGAAGCTCGGCTGA
- a CDS encoding GNAT family N-acetyltransferase, with the protein MSIQASGGRDVGVEAAAAVGLAAEDAARWAAKAGVTVRELRELDEAHAVIALLVEIWGRPENPLITVEFLRALTKAGNYVAGAYDGDRLVGVCIGFHEEPAARTLHSHIAGVAPGLAGRGTGMALKLHQRAWALARGIVAVEWTFDPLVSRNAYFNIVKLGALPVEYLTNFYGAMHDAINGGDDTDRLLVRWELLAPRVRAACSGTPRERPAAGPSSRRVAAPADIEALRARDAAAARGWRHRLRAELEPLMAAGGRVVDFDRELGYLVRLAGPDIDTDTEQIRRIP; encoded by the coding sequence ATGAGCATCCAGGCGTCCGGAGGGCGTGACGTGGGCGTCGAGGCCGCCGCGGCCGTCGGCCTGGCGGCGGAGGACGCGGCGCGATGGGCCGCGAAGGCGGGCGTGACGGTCCGGGAGCTGCGGGAGCTGGACGAGGCCCACGCCGTGATCGCCCTGCTCGTCGAGATCTGGGGCCGCCCCGAGAACCCCCTGATCACGGTGGAGTTCCTGCGGGCGCTGACGAAGGCCGGCAACTACGTCGCCGGCGCGTACGACGGGGACCGGCTGGTCGGGGTCTGCATCGGCTTCCACGAGGAGCCGGCCGCCCGCACCCTGCACAGCCACATCGCCGGGGTGGCTCCGGGGCTGGCCGGCCGCGGCACCGGGATGGCGCTCAAGCTCCACCAGCGCGCCTGGGCGCTGGCCCGCGGCATCGTCGCGGTCGAGTGGACCTTCGACCCGCTGGTCAGCCGCAACGCCTACTTCAACATCGTCAAGCTGGGCGCGCTGCCGGTGGAGTACCTCACCAACTTCTACGGCGCGATGCACGACGCGATCAACGGCGGCGACGACACCGACCGGCTGCTGGTGCGCTGGGAGCTGCTCGCGCCGCGGGTCCGCGCCGCCTGCTCGGGCACGCCCCGCGAACGGCCGGCCGCCGGCCCGTCGAGCAGGCGGGTCGCGGCCCCGGCCGACATCGAGGCGCTGCGCGCCCGCGACGCGGCCGCCGCCCGGGGCTGGCGGCACCGGCTCCGCGCCGAGCTGGAGCCGCTGATGGCGGCCGGCGGCCGCGTCGTCGACTTCGACCGCGAGCTCGGCTACCTCGTCCGGCTCGCCGGCCCGGATATCGACACCGACACCGAACAGATCCGGAGAATCCCATGA
- a CDS encoding ABC transporter ATP-binding protein: MSVLAFHDVCVRYGPHTVLKDVSLEVGDGEIVGLVGESGSGKSTLARAAVGLAPVTGGRILLDGRPVPSRGRVRPVQLVFQDPYSSLDPRMTVGESIAEAMPERLGRQARQAEISRLLALVHLDAARAGDRPGRLSGGQRQRVALARALAARPEVILADEITSALDVSVQGAVLNLVRDMRRELGLSMLFISHNLAVVRYVADRVAVMRDGEIVEHGPAAQVLGAPRHEYTRHLLAALPGAARRTSGDTDATPLIPTAAKEQT, translated from the coding sequence GTGAGCGTCCTCGCCTTCCACGACGTGTGCGTGCGGTACGGCCCGCACACCGTCCTGAAGGACGTCAGCCTGGAGGTCGGCGACGGCGAGATCGTGGGCCTGGTCGGCGAGTCCGGATCGGGGAAGTCCACCCTGGCGCGGGCGGCCGTCGGCCTGGCCCCCGTGACCGGCGGCCGGATCCTGCTGGACGGCCGCCCGGTGCCGAGCCGGGGCCGCGTGCGTCCGGTGCAGCTGGTCTTCCAGGACCCGTACTCCTCGCTCGACCCCCGCATGACCGTCGGCGAGAGCATCGCCGAGGCCATGCCGGAACGCCTCGGCAGGCAGGCCCGCCAGGCGGAGATCAGCCGCCTGCTCGCGCTGGTGCACCTGGACGCGGCCCGGGCCGGCGACCGGCCGGGGCGGCTCTCCGGCGGGCAGCGGCAGCGGGTCGCGCTGGCCAGGGCGCTCGCCGCCCGGCCCGAGGTGATCCTCGCCGACGAGATCACCTCGGCGCTCGACGTCTCCGTCCAGGGCGCCGTGCTCAACCTCGTCCGCGACATGCGGCGCGAGCTGGGCCTGTCCATGCTGTTCATCTCCCACAACCTGGCGGTCGTCCGGTACGTCGCCGACCGCGTGGCCGTGATGCGCGACGGGGAGATCGTCGAGCACGGCCCCGCCGCCCAGGTGCTCGGCGCGCCCCGGCACGAGTACACCCGCCATCTCCTCGCCGCGCTCCCCGGAGCGGCACGCCGGACCTCCGGGGACACAGACGCCACGCCGCTCATCCCGACCGCTGCTAAGGAGCAGACATGA
- the menC gene encoding o-succinylbenzoate synthase: MKLRGVELRRVSMPLVSPFRTSFGTQNERDVLLLKAVTDDAEGWGECVALADPLYSSEYVGSQLDVLRHHLLPRLSTPEGQAAIARSGAAAIAGLTHPVKGHRMAKAALEMAVLDAELRALGRSFGRELGAVRERVPSGVSVGIHDSIPQLLTVVEGYLDAGYVRVKLKIQPGWDLEPVAAVRARFGADVLLQVDANTAYTLRDARHLAKLDAFDLLLIEQPLEEEDVLGHATLARHLATPICLDESIVSAQTAAAAITLGACQIINIKPGRVGGYLEARRIHDLAVANGIPVWCGGMLETGLGRAANVALAGLPGFTLPGDVSASDRFYRTDITEPIVLDDGHIAVPDGPGLGVTPIPEALDAVTTATEWIDL, encoded by the coding sequence ATGAAACTGCGAGGAGTCGAGCTTCGCCGCGTCTCGATGCCGCTCGTGTCGCCGTTCCGCACCTCGTTCGGCACCCAGAACGAGCGGGACGTCCTCCTCCTCAAGGCCGTCACCGACGACGCCGAGGGCTGGGGCGAGTGCGTCGCGCTGGCCGACCCGCTCTACTCCAGCGAGTACGTCGGCTCCCAGCTGGACGTGCTGCGCCACCACCTGCTCCCCCGGCTCTCCACCCCCGAGGGGCAGGCGGCGATCGCGCGCTCGGGCGCCGCCGCGATCGCGGGCCTCACGCACCCGGTCAAGGGGCACCGCATGGCCAAGGCCGCCCTGGAGATGGCCGTGCTCGACGCGGAGCTGCGTGCCCTCGGCCGCTCGTTCGGCCGGGAGCTCGGCGCCGTCCGGGAGCGCGTCCCCAGCGGGGTGTCGGTCGGCATCCACGACTCGATCCCGCAGCTCCTGACGGTCGTCGAGGGCTACCTGGACGCCGGGTACGTGCGCGTCAAGCTGAAGATCCAGCCCGGCTGGGACCTGGAGCCGGTGGCCGCCGTGCGCGCGCGGTTCGGCGCGGACGTGCTGCTGCAGGTGGACGCCAACACCGCCTACACGCTGCGCGACGCCCGCCACCTGGCCAAGCTCGACGCGTTCGACCTGCTGCTGATCGAGCAGCCGCTGGAGGAGGAGGACGTCCTCGGCCACGCCACGCTGGCGCGGCATCTGGCGACGCCGATCTGCCTGGACGAGTCGATCGTCTCGGCGCAGACCGCCGCCGCGGCCATCACGCTCGGCGCCTGCCAGATCATCAACATCAAGCCCGGCCGGGTCGGCGGCTACCTGGAGGCCCGGCGGATCCACGACCTGGCCGTGGCCAACGGGATCCCGGTCTGGTGCGGCGGCATGCTGGAGACGGGCCTCGGCCGCGCCGCCAACGTCGCCCTGGCCGGTCTGCCCGGATTCACGCTGCCGGGCGACGTCTCGGCCTCCGACCGCTTCTACCGCACCGACATCACCGAGCCGATCGTCCTGGACGACGGCCACATCGCGGTCCCCGACGGCCCCGGGCTGGGGGTCACGCCGATCCCGGAGGCGCTCGACGCGGTGACGACGGCCACCGAGTGGATCGACCTCTGA
- a CDS encoding helix-turn-helix domain-containing protein: MTGTSDLGRALHAWRDRTKPAEAGLPDDGGRRAPGLRREELALLAGLSVDYIVRLEQGRSTNPSPQVLSALARALRLTTAEREHLFVLAGQAAPSAGQVCDHVPAGVQRLLDRLTGTPLSVYDAAWNLITWNPLWAALFGDPPPSRGFGRNAVWWSFVAPPAGYPQAVSRKTGHRAAFVSDLRAASARYPKDAGLAALIDGLRARSGDFAALWDSGVVGVHESLTKTVRHASVGELTLDCDFLAALGTDLRIMAFSAAEGSETAERLRLLDVIGVQAAADEARDPQGVKLIM; this comes from the coding sequence ATGACCGGAACCTCGGATCTCGGCAGGGCGCTGCACGCCTGGCGGGACCGCACGAAACCGGCCGAGGCCGGCCTGCCGGACGACGGCGGCCGGCGCGCGCCGGGCCTGCGGCGTGAAGAGCTCGCCCTGCTCGCCGGCTTGTCCGTCGACTACATCGTGCGGCTCGAACAGGGCAGGTCGACGAACCCGTCCCCGCAGGTGCTGTCCGCGCTGGCGCGGGCGTTGCGGCTGACGACGGCGGAGCGTGAGCACCTTTTCGTGCTCGCCGGTCAGGCGGCGCCGAGCGCCGGGCAGGTTTGCGATCATGTGCCGGCGGGCGTTCAGCGCCTGCTGGACCGGCTGACCGGCACACCGCTGAGCGTGTACGACGCCGCCTGGAACCTCATCACCTGGAACCCGTTGTGGGCGGCGCTGTTCGGCGACCCGCCGCCGTCACGCGGCTTCGGGAGGAACGCGGTGTGGTGGTCCTTCGTCGCGCCGCCCGCCGGCTATCCCCAGGCGGTGAGCCGGAAGACGGGTCACCGCGCGGCCTTCGTGTCCGACCTGCGAGCGGCGTCGGCCCGCTATCCGAAGGACGCCGGGCTGGCCGCGCTGATCGACGGGCTCCGTGCCCGGAGCGGTGACTTCGCGGCGCTGTGGGACTCCGGCGTGGTGGGTGTGCACGAGTCCCTGACCAAGACGGTCCGGCACGCGAGCGTCGGTGAGCTCACCCTCGACTGCGACTTCCTGGCGGCGCTCGGCACCGACCTGCGGATCATGGCCTTCAGCGCGGCGGAGGGCAGCGAGACCGCCGAGCGGCTGCGGCTGCTGGACGTCATCGGCGTCCAGGCCGCAGCAGACGAAGCCCGTGACCCGCAGGGTGTGAAGCTGATCATGTAG
- a CDS encoding helix-turn-helix domain-containing protein produces the protein MERDEFGAAVRQLRESTAPAAVGLPIGRRRVRGLRREELGELAGLSADYVRRLEQGRSHPSAGVVNAIARALRIGRAEYERLCALAGYAAVDGQVPNEVGPGAMRLLERFTDTPMFVSDAAMNLIAVNSAFMALKHWELTGDPWEWNIAWRTFCDPFSGFKQSADDATDHQAVLVARLRSALLRYPADASLAALVDEMRSRSSLFDTLWRAPRPVAAYESSAAFIHPDGGSVTLVGSLLAIPGDDLAALMLTAAPGSADAARLAEIVSDGGEPSIIRVGRPGPG, from the coding sequence GTGGAACGTGACGAGTTCGGTGCCGCGGTGCGGCAGCTGCGGGAGAGCACGGCGCCTGCGGCTGTCGGGCTGCCGATCGGCCGCCGGCGGGTGCGAGGGTTGCGGCGGGAGGAACTCGGCGAGCTCGCGGGCCTGTCCGCGGACTACGTACGCCGTCTCGAGCAGGGGCGCAGCCATCCGTCGGCCGGGGTGGTGAACGCCATCGCGCGGGCGTTGCGGATCGGACGGGCGGAGTACGAGCGGCTCTGCGCGCTGGCCGGGTACGCCGCCGTGGACGGGCAGGTGCCGAACGAAGTCGGCCCGGGCGCGATGCGGCTGCTGGAGCGGTTCACCGACACTCCGATGTTCGTCTCCGACGCGGCGATGAACCTCATCGCCGTGAACAGCGCGTTCATGGCTCTGAAGCATTGGGAGCTCACCGGGGACCCGTGGGAGTGGAACATCGCCTGGCGTACGTTCTGCGACCCGTTCAGCGGTTTCAAGCAGTCCGCGGATGACGCGACCGACCATCAGGCGGTCCTGGTCGCCCGCCTGAGGAGCGCGCTGTTGCGCTACCCCGCCGACGCGTCGCTCGCCGCGCTGGTGGACGAGATGCGGAGCCGGAGCAGCCTGTTCGACACCTTGTGGCGCGCGCCGCGACCGGTGGCGGCCTACGAGAGCAGTGCCGCGTTCATTCATCCGGACGGCGGCTCCGTCACGCTCGTCGGCAGCCTGCTCGCCATCCCCGGCGACGACCTGGCGGCTTTGATGCTCACCGCGGCGCCGGGCTCGGCCGATGCGGCGCGCCTGGCGGAGATCGTCTCCGACGGCGGGGAACCGTCCATCATCAGGGTGGGCCGGCCTGGCCCGGGCTGA
- a CDS encoding M20 family metallopeptidase: MPLTSRGSLSLPPLLADLRELVECESPSADHAAIARSAGLVARVGAARLGAEPERIVIDGCSHLRWRFGDGDRQVLLLAHHDTVWPLGTLASRPFELAGGVVRGPGCFDMLAGLVMAVHAVADLPARDGVTLLVTGDEEIGSPSSRALIEEEARRSRAALVLEASADGGALKLSRKGVSMYEVRVTGRAAHAGLEPEKGVNATIELARLAVAVHALGDPAAGTTVTPTVISAGTTANTVPAHGSFAVDVRAWTGAEQLRVDRALRALAPAEPGAVIEIAGGVNRPPLEEPASRALFERAAAVAARLGLPPVTGTAVGGASDGNFTAGVGTPTLDGLGAVGGGAHADHEHVLVDRLLDRTVLLRELIAELLEERA; encoded by the coding sequence GTGCCGCTCACCTCGCGTGGCTCCCTCAGCCTCCCGCCGCTCCTCGCCGACCTGCGCGAGCTGGTCGAGTGCGAGTCGCCCTCCGCCGACCACGCCGCGATCGCCAGGTCGGCCGGCCTCGTCGCCCGCGTCGGGGCCGCCCGGCTCGGCGCCGAGCCCGAGCGGATCGTCATCGACGGCTGCTCCCACCTGCGGTGGCGCTTCGGCGACGGCGACCGGCAGGTGCTGCTGCTGGCCCACCACGACACGGTCTGGCCGCTCGGCACCCTGGCCTCCCGCCCGTTCGAGCTGGCCGGCGGCGTGGTGCGCGGCCCCGGCTGCTTCGACATGCTCGCCGGGCTCGTCATGGCCGTGCACGCCGTCGCCGACCTGCCCGCGCGCGACGGCGTCACCCTCCTGGTGACCGGCGACGAGGAGATCGGGTCGCCGAGCTCGCGCGCGCTGATCGAGGAGGAGGCCCGGCGGTCGCGGGCGGCGCTCGTGCTGGAGGCGTCGGCCGACGGCGGCGCGCTCAAGCTGAGCCGCAAGGGCGTGTCCATGTACGAGGTCCGGGTCACCGGCCGTGCCGCCCACGCCGGGCTGGAGCCGGAGAAGGGCGTCAACGCCACGATCGAGCTGGCCCGCCTCGCCGTCGCGGTGCACGCCCTCGGCGACCCGGCGGCCGGCACGACGGTCACCCCTACCGTGATCAGCGCGGGCACGACGGCGAACACGGTGCCCGCCCACGGCTCGTTCGCGGTCGACGTGCGGGCCTGGACGGGGGCCGAGCAGCTCCGGGTGGACCGGGCGCTGCGCGCTCTGGCGCCGGCCGAGCCCGGCGCGGTGATCGAGATCGCCGGCGGCGTCAACCGGCCGCCGCTGGAGGAGCCGGCGAGCCGGGCGCTGTTCGAGCGGGCCGCGGCCGTCGCGGCCCGGCTCGGGCTGCCGCCGGTCACGGGCACGGCCGTCGGCGGCGCCTCGGACGGCAACTTCACCGCGGGTGTCGGCACCCCGACGCTGGACGGCCTGGGCGCGGTGGGCGGCGGCGCCCACGCCGACCACGAGCACGTCCTCGTCGACCGGCTGCTCGACCGCACGGTGCTGCTGCGCGAGCTGATCGCCGAACTCCTGGAGGAGCGGGCATGA